A portion of the Paenibacillus marchantiae genome contains these proteins:
- a CDS encoding penicillin-binding protein 1A codes for MPNDPLSRSNNRNSNNKSTKKAKPKTSKKKKITGKRVGWTLFFTMAIAIFCALGGYLFIMVSGENLLKANKDKTTINETSKVYDRNGQLMGELSIQKLEPVNEEDIPDLVKEAFVATEDKRFYEHQGVDIWSIGRAAVKDVMARSMVEGGSTLTQQLAKNMFLSRDKTFFRKATEVSIAMALERKYSKDEILTMYLNRIFFGHQRYGIKAASEFYFGVSDLNELKIWQIATLAAMPKGPSAYNPLSNPNDSKARRAVVLQLMYEQGYITKAEMDEAKEVDYDYTPPEKDQKYQAFIDYVLREAEKVTGKTEDDLNIGGYKIYTTMDAQAQTAMESAFSDDSLFESSKDDQPVQGSMVIMNHENGSLVALMGGRDYQTKGYSRVTQSRRQPGSAFKPIVTYAPALESGNYNANSALSNEKQCFGNYCPGNLHGYSSTISMTDAITKSENIPAVWLLNKIGVNTGVQFAKSVGIQLTDEDKNLAIALGGLSKGTNTLEMAQAYSAFANLGEYQQAYSIKEIKDSAGKTTYKHDKSETTRVMSEQNAYSLTKMLQNVVNDGTGRSARLDRPVAGKTGTVQSGISGNSANRDVWFVGYTPEWTAAVWMGYDNPDATHMLKNSSKLSAAFFAKVMGDALKGVPVKDFEAPAGAQTPPPEKEPEKPTLSVSGLNGAYDSSTQTVSLNWTATGDSSTQYRIYRKETSEGQFTHLLDAVGSTSAQDLGALPGLTYEYYVTAVDSATGLETDPSNIISLMIEAEELEPEQPDTGTEPGTEPGTEQPGTENPDNGSPGNGSSEGNNGNGNENGNTGNGNNGNNGNNGGTGQGNGQTGEGNTPPGQGTTEPGGTGEGSNDGSVTTPGEVVTPPDSGNNGNNGETNAPTDSQTGTGG; via the coding sequence ATGCCAAACGATCCGTTGTCGAGGTCTAACAATCGCAACAGTAATAACAAGTCAACCAAAAAAGCGAAGCCAAAGACCTCTAAAAAGAAAAAAATTACGGGTAAACGCGTTGGATGGACACTGTTTTTCACCATGGCAATCGCCATATTTTGTGCACTGGGTGGATATTTATTTATTATGGTGAGTGGGGAAAATCTGCTCAAAGCCAACAAGGACAAAACAACAATCAATGAAACTTCAAAAGTATATGATCGTAACGGACAGTTAATGGGCGAGTTGTCCATTCAAAAGCTGGAGCCGGTCAATGAAGAAGATATTCCGGATCTAGTAAAGGAAGCTTTTGTTGCTACGGAGGACAAACGATTCTACGAGCATCAGGGCGTGGATATCTGGTCCATCGGACGTGCAGCGGTTAAAGACGTCATGGCCCGCTCCATGGTGGAGGGTGGCAGTACGCTGACTCAGCAGCTTGCGAAAAATATGTTCTTGTCCCGTGACAAGACCTTCTTCCGTAAAGCGACAGAGGTTTCCATTGCAATGGCATTGGAGCGCAAGTACTCAAAAGACGAAATTCTGACGATGTATCTGAACCGGATTTTCTTCGGTCATCAGCGTTATGGAATTAAGGCTGCGTCTGAATTTTATTTTGGAGTGTCTGACCTTAATGAGTTGAAGATCTGGCAAATTGCCACATTGGCAGCGATGCCTAAAGGGCCTTCTGCCTATAACCCGCTGAGCAATCCCAACGATTCCAAGGCACGACGTGCTGTGGTATTGCAGCTGATGTATGAGCAAGGTTACATCACCAAGGCGGAAATGGATGAAGCCAAAGAAGTAGATTATGACTATACACCGCCTGAGAAAGATCAAAAGTACCAAGCCTTTATCGACTATGTTCTTCGTGAAGCGGAAAAAGTGACTGGTAAAACGGAGGATGATCTGAATATCGGCGGGTACAAAATTTACACGACTATGGATGCTCAGGCTCAAACAGCCATGGAAAGTGCTTTCTCGGATGACAGTTTGTTTGAGTCAAGTAAAGACGATCAGCCAGTTCAAGGTTCCATGGTAATTATGAACCATGAAAATGGCAGTCTCGTCGCCTTGATGGGCGGACGGGATTATCAAACAAAAGGCTACAGCCGGGTAACACAGAGCCGCAGACAGCCTGGATCGGCATTTAAACCGATTGTGACTTATGCACCGGCTCTTGAATCAGGTAATTACAATGCAAACTCAGCTCTTAGTAATGAAAAGCAATGCTTCGGAAATTACTGCCCGGGTAACTTGCATGGTTATTCTTCAACCATTAGTATGACGGATGCCATTACAAAATCGGAGAATATCCCGGCAGTATGGCTCCTAAACAAAATTGGTGTGAATACAGGTGTTCAGTTTGCAAAAAGCGTAGGTATCCAACTTACGGATGAAGACAAAAACCTGGCGATTGCGCTGGGTGGTCTTAGCAAAGGTACGAATACGCTGGAAATGGCGCAAGCCTATAGTGCATTCGCCAATCTGGGTGAGTACCAGCAGGCGTATTCCATTAAGGAAATTAAGGATAGCGCGGGAAAAACGACCTATAAACACGATAAATCGGAAACGACACGTGTTATGAGTGAGCAAAATGCTTATTCCTTGACTAAGATGCTGCAAAATGTCGTGAATGACGGTACAGGTCGTTCAGCACGTCTGGATCGACCAGTTGCCGGTAAGACGGGAACCGTTCAAAGTGGTATCTCCGGCAACAGTGCCAACCGTGATGTTTGGTTCGTCGGATACACGCCAGAATGGACTGCTGCAGTATGGATGGGTTACGACAATCCTGATGCAACCCATATGCTCAAAAATAGCAGTAAGCTATCAGCGGCGTTCTTTGCCAAAGTTATGGGGGATGCGTTGAAAGGAGTTCCTGTGAAGGACTTCGAAGCTCCAGCAGGAGCCCAGACACCTCCACCGGAGAAAGAACCAGAGAAACCAACACTTTCAGTGAGTGGTTTGAATGGTGCGTATGATTCATCTACGCAAACTGTATCATTGAATTGGACTGCAACGGGAGATTCCTCGACACAGTATCGGATTTACAGAAAAGAGACATCTGAGGGACAGTTCACCCATCTATTAGATGCGGTTGGTTCGACCAGTGCGCAGGATCTAGGTGCACTCCCGGGTCTCACCTACGAATACTATGTGACAGCTGTTGATTCAGCTACGGGACTGGAGACTGATCCGTCCAATATCATATCGCTGATGATTGAAGCGGAGGAATTGGAACCGGAACAGCCAGATACGGGCACGGAGCCAGGGACGGAACCGGGCACAGAACAGCCTGGAACAGAAAATCCAGACAACGGTTCGCCGGGGAATGGAAGTTCTGAGGGTAACAATGGCAACGGAAATGAAAATGGCAACACTGGTAACGGCAATAATGGAAACAACGGAAACAACGGCGGGACAGGTCAAGGGAACGGACAGACCGGAGAAGGAAACACACCGCCTGGACAGGGAACAACAGAACCTGGAGGTACGGGTGAGGGTTCCAATGATGGATCTGTGACGACACCGGGCGAAGTGGTCACGCCACCAGATAGTGGAAACAACGGCAACAATGGAGAAACGAATGCACCGACAGATTCTCAAACTGGAACTGGCGGTTAA
- the miaA gene encoding tRNA (adenosine(37)-N6)-dimethylallyltransferase MiaA codes for MKAEVKPKLLVLVGPTAVGKTRMSIELAQAFNCEIVSGDSMQVYREMDIGTAKITRDEMKGVPHHLIDIHEPEYPYSVAEFQESCTRLIGEIHERGKLPFIVGGTGLYVESVCYGFQFSDSGSDEAFRDEQFRYAEQHGPQALHDKLRVIDPVSAERLHPNDQRRIVRALEIYHLTGEKLSEQLASQKKESPYDLLIVGLTMDRQKLYARVEERIDLMIEQGLVDEVKSLLERGVARGHISMQGLGYKEIAAYLQGEVSWEAAVEWLKRDTRRFAKRQLSWFRHMKDIEWVDMTDTEDFAGNYAHVCEMIKRKFD; via the coding sequence TTGAAAGCGGAAGTTAAACCGAAGCTGCTTGTGCTGGTTGGACCAACAGCGGTAGGCAAAACAAGAATGAGTATTGAGCTTGCACAGGCGTTCAATTGTGAGATTGTTTCGGGGGATTCCATGCAGGTATATCGCGAAATGGATATCGGGACGGCCAAAATTACTCGCGATGAAATGAAGGGTGTGCCTCATCACCTCATCGACATCCATGAACCGGAATACCCCTATTCCGTGGCGGAATTTCAGGAGAGCTGCACACGTCTGATTGGGGAAATCCATGAGCGCGGCAAGTTGCCTTTTATTGTTGGTGGCACCGGTCTGTATGTGGAATCGGTATGTTACGGCTTTCAATTCTCGGACAGCGGCTCAGATGAAGCGTTCCGGGATGAACAGTTCCGTTATGCAGAGCAACATGGCCCGCAGGCGTTACATGATAAGCTGAGGGTCATTGATCCGGTTAGCGCAGAACGACTGCATCCGAATGACCAGCGCCGAATTGTTCGTGCACTGGAGATCTATCACCTTACAGGTGAGAAGTTGTCCGAGCAGCTGGCTTCCCAGAAGAAAGAGTCTCCATATGACCTGCTTATTGTGGGTTTGACAATGGATCGTCAGAAACTGTATGCCCGAGTGGAAGAGCGAATTGATCTTATGATCGAGCAGGGTTTGGTAGATGAGGTCAAGTCTTTACTGGAGCGCGGCGTAGCGAGAGGACATATCTCCATGCAGGGGCTCGGTTATAAGGAAATTGCGGCTTATCTTCAGGGTGAAGTAAGCTGGGAGGCTGCGGTAGAGTGGCTGAAAAGGGATACACGTCGTTTTGCCAAGCGACAATTGTCCTGGTTCCGGCATATGAAAGACATTGAATGGGTGGATATGACGGATACCGAAGATTTTGCAGGGAATTATGCCCATGTATGTGAGATGATCAAACGTAAGTTTGACTGA
- the hfq gene encoding RNA chaperone Hfq — translation MNKSINIQDTFLNQLRKENIPATVYLTNGFQIRGTIKAFDNFTIVIDSDGRQQMVYKHAISTFTPQRSVSLMQQDNSGEA, via the coding sequence ATGAACAAGTCCATCAACATCCAAGATACGTTCTTGAACCAACTGCGGAAAGAAAACATTCCAGCTACGGTCTATCTGACCAATGGCTTTCAAATCCGCGGAACGATCAAGGCATTTGACAATTTTACGATCGTCATTGACAGCGACGGACGCCAGCAAATGGTCTACAAGCACGCCATCTCCACGTTCACGCCGCAACGCAGCGTATCGCTGATGCAGCAAGATAATAGCGGCGAAGCTTAA